Genomic DNA from Papaver somniferum cultivar HN1 unplaced genomic scaffold, ASM357369v1 unplaced-scaffold_160, whole genome shotgun sequence:
ACCTGCAGAGGTATTAAATTCTGGTTCAAGGTAAAACAGCCTGATGCATAACGAGGGAAGATGAAAGTCTTCAGTATTTTAATGATATAACACACACCATGAAAAGCTTCAGTTGCATCTACATAATGCAGGTCCCATCCAAAAATTGTTTGCAACCTGTTAAGCCTCCTTTTCTATCGAAGGATGAAGGGCGTCAAATATAAGTTTAAACACAGAACACGTAAGAAGGATTTAGAATTACAGTTATAAAATGCCAAGATGAGTCAATCTGTACCTGACGCCGAACAAGTCTTTTGGTATTTGTCTTTAGTTTGTCAATAGCTTCAACTAACAATATTTTGTGCTGGCTATCATCAGAATTCAAAATTTCCTTCAAGTTTTCTTTCGAAACCTCCTCCAAATTTGTTTCCAGTGGTATAATAGCTTCAGCGTAAGACTGATCTCCAACACGGACATCTGAAGTCTTTGTGTTGGAGAAGTAAGATCTTAAAAAATCCTCGAATTCCCTGACACCTATAGCTTGGCGTATGCCGCGAGTGTAATCCGCATTTGCATTATATATATCATAGACTTCATTTAGTAAGCCAGCATCAATCATGCAATCTACTCTTTGTTCGACGTATTTGTCCAAAACTGGAAGAGAAACATCCACACATACAAAACAACAATCATATCTGGAATTATCAACTCGACCCCAGTTCTGCCCTGCCACATGCAACATCAGAGTATCTAAGTATCTAATTACTTAAGAAGAACTGTAAAATACATTTTTAGCATGTGCATTTTGGGTTCTTCACGTCTATTACAGAGCTCCGCTTCCAAAATAGAAGCAGATATAAGTTCTGCGGATTAAGTTGATCTTGCAGAAATTCAAATGGACAAGGAGCACAAACCTCTGCACCCTTTGCTTGGAAACGTTTGCTTGGGAGAACACCTGAGCGTTCAAACAAACTAAGGTACTGATTTACCTGCAGAAAGGAGAAACCAGAATTAAGTAATTAGATACTTAAGCTACAAGATAACAAAACACAACCATTATAATGGTGTAGTGAGTGTTTAACTTAACTAATAAAACATCTGAATAAATAAGTAATCTCCTAGTGTATGTTGATCCGAGTTTAATCAGAATgagcaaaaaaatatataaacttaAAAAAACCTCACTTTTCTATAGTCATTCGGATGAATCCTGTTGGCAGCATCTGGATCAAGCTCTTTAAGAAGATTGTAGTTATTCGTAGACCCATCATTTCCCAATTCATACTTACAATCTAATTGCTTATCCGCTATAAAAATGAAAGTTAATATCAAACTCTCTTCATTTGGTTGGTTTTGAACAGTCAGCCAACAGAATAAGAGAGTTTAAAAGAACAAATCAAGAACGCATACTCACCAATCATGGAACTATCACAGACCTCGTCCATATCTTCCACCGAATCGTCAAGAAGGAACGGACTCACTAAAGCCTGATTTCATAGTTTATGCCATTAGAATCACCAATGAATTATAAAAGTCTAGAATCCAAATTAACTACACAACTATAATTCAAGAAATTCAGAGACTAAATATAATACCTGAATATAGAAATTtgtaccaccaacaacaacaggcAAGTGATTCCTCGACCAAATCTCATCTATAATCTGAAATTATTTCCCTAAAACACATCAATAACAATCCAAGTAgatacacacacaaaaaaaaaaaaaaacatagataaaccccagaaaaaaattgaaaacttaTCGTACTGGAATTGCAGCGTCACGAAAATCCTTGGACGTGAATTCAACATTAGGGCTTACATTTCCCAATAGATGATGAGGAATTCCTACAACAAAATTACCATTGCCCCAAATTAAACCCTA
This window encodes:
- the LOC113337573 gene encoding tRNA dimethylallyltransferase 2-like isoform X2 — encoded protein: METEEVEDVIKSTNNKIPKVVIIMGATGAGKSRLAIDLASHFPIEIINADSMQVYNGLDILTNKVTIQEQKGIPHHLLGNVSPNVEFTSKDFRDAAIPIIDEIWSRNHLPVVVGGTNFYIQALVSPFLLDDSVEDMDEVCDSSMIADKQLDCKYELGNDGSTNNYNLLKELDPDAANRIHPNDYRKVNQYLSLFERSGVLPSKRFQAKGAENWGRVDNSRYDCCFVCVDVSLPVLDKYVEQRVDCMIDAGLLNEVYDIYNANADYTRGIRQAIGVREFEDFLRSYFSNTKTSDVRVGDQSYAEAIIPLETNLEEVSKENLKEILNSDDSQHKILLVEAIDKLKTNTKRLVRRQKRRLNRLQTIFGWDLHYVDATEAFHGDFDEVWPRQVVEPVVNIIKSFLLEDSSSIPNSEKLDPVQTQMKDARDLWTQFVCEACGSRILRGAHEWEQHKMGRGHKKRILHLKKKSQNLHFIQLQQQSTTAIAEETSTP
- the LOC113337573 gene encoding tRNA dimethylallyltransferase 2-like isoform X1, with the translated sequence METEEVEDVIKSTNNKIPKVVIIMGATGAGKSRLAIDLASHFPIEIINADSMQVYNGLDILTNKVTIQEQKGIPHHLLGNVSPNVEFTSKDFRDAAIPIIDEIWSRNHLPVVVGGTNFYIQALVSPFLLDDSVEDMDEVCDSSMIADKQLDCKYELGNDGSTNNYNLLKELDPDAANRIHPNDYRKVNQYLSLFERSGVLPSKRFQAKGAENWGRVDNSRYDCCFVCVDVSLPVLDKYVEQRVDCMIDAGLLNEVYDIYNANADYTRGIRQAIGVREFEDFLRSYFSNTKTSDVRVGDQSYAEAIIPLETNLEEVSKENLKEILNSDDSQHKILLVEAIDKLKTNTKRLVRRQKRRLNRLQTIFGWDLHYVDATEAFHEFNTSAGDFDEVWPRQVVEPVVNIIKSFLLEDSSSIPNSEKLDPVQTQMKDARDLWTQFVCEACGSRILRGAHEWEQHKMGRGHKKRILHLKKKSQNLHFIQLQQQSTTAIAEETSTP